The Metabacillus litoralis genome contains a region encoding:
- a CDS encoding thiolase family protein, translated as MIDDIVIVSAVRTPVGRFGGSLKNLNSGSLGAIVIEEAIKRANLSPELIDEVILGEVRQTTESSNVARVAALRAGIPETTPAFTVNRLCASGMQAVASAVQQISFGHAEIVVAGGTECLSRAPIYLRHSRFGEGAPTLVDSNLENGQQPIELYGKNLGMGMTAENVAERYTVSREDQDEFAYNSQQKAAKAIERGRFKEEITPVEIKERKKVFQVVEDEHPRPDTSLEVLAKLKPVFKDLGTVTAGNSCGRNDGAATMVMMKASKAKELGLKPLARIVDWATAGVSPKVMGIGPVPAIEKLLARTNMTLPEIDLIELNEAFAAQALAVIREAGLDQQKVNVNGGAIALGHPLGATGCKIMITLLYEMRRRQVQYGMATLCVGGGQGMAVMLQLL; from the coding sequence ATGATTGATGATATTGTAATTGTAAGCGCTGTCCGAACACCTGTTGGTCGATTCGGCGGATCATTAAAAAATCTAAACTCAGGATCTTTAGGAGCAATTGTAATTGAGGAAGCCATAAAACGGGCTAATCTTTCTCCAGAATTAATAGATGAAGTGATTTTGGGAGAAGTCAGGCAAACTACAGAATCCTCGAATGTTGCTAGAGTAGCGGCATTAAGAGCAGGAATACCTGAAACAACACCAGCTTTTACAGTTAATCGACTTTGTGCTTCTGGTATGCAAGCTGTTGCTTCAGCTGTTCAACAAATTTCGTTTGGGCATGCTGAAATCGTTGTTGCCGGTGGAACAGAATGCTTAAGCCGAGCACCAATTTATTTGAGACATTCCAGATTTGGAGAAGGTGCTCCTACCTTGGTAGATTCTAATCTTGAAAACGGTCAGCAACCAATTGAATTATATGGGAAAAACCTAGGGATGGGAATGACAGCTGAAAATGTTGCAGAGAGATACACTGTTTCACGAGAAGATCAAGATGAGTTTGCTTATAACAGTCAACAAAAAGCAGCAAAAGCAATTGAAAGAGGAAGGTTTAAAGAGGAAATAACACCAGTGGAAATAAAGGAAAGAAAAAAGGTTTTCCAAGTTGTGGAGGATGAACATCCACGACCAGATACTAGTCTAGAAGTGTTAGCTAAGTTAAAGCCAGTTTTCAAGGATCTTGGCACAGTTACGGCCGGTAACTCCTGTGGTAGAAATGATGGCGCTGCTACGATGGTTATGATGAAAGCAAGTAAAGCAAAAGAATTAGGTTTAAAACCATTAGCTAGAATCGTAGATTGGGCAACCGCTGGTGTTTCTCCTAAAGTAATGGGAATTGGTCCTGTACCGGCAATAGAAAAGCTACTTGCACGAACAAATATGACACTTCCTGAAATCGATCTAATCGAATTAAATGAAGCATTTGCTGCACAAGCATTAGCGGTTATCCGAGAGGCTGGACTAGATCAGCAGAAAGTTAATGTAAATGGTGGAGCTATTGCCCTTGGCCACCCCCTTGGGGCGACTGGCTGTAAGATCATGATCACGCTTTTATATGAGATGAGAAGAAGGCAAGTGCAGTATGGGATGGCAACTTTATGTGTCGGTGGAGGCCAAGGAATGGCCGTTATGCTTCAATTATTATAA
- the fabG gene encoding 3-oxoacyl-ACP reductase FabG, whose amino-acid sequence MSGRFNGRVAFVTGGSRGIGKGIVELFASEGAKVAFIDVNEEAVHETTNELREKGYNVFSKVASVVEADQMVDAMEETYNNFGSLDILVNNAGVIRDNLLFKMTDDDWQLVMDVHLKGSFNAARAAQKYMVENRYGRIINISSTSALGNRGQANYATAKAGLQGFTKTLAIELGKYGITANSVAPGFIETDMTKETARRLGISFEDLIQASVSKIPVGRSGKPSDIANAVAFFADEKSSFINGQIIYVAGGPKN is encoded by the coding sequence ATGTCTGGAAGATTTAATGGAAGAGTCGCTTTTGTAACGGGAGGAAGTCGTGGGATTGGGAAAGGAATTGTTGAACTTTTTGCTAGTGAAGGGGCTAAAGTTGCTTTTATTGATGTGAATGAAGAGGCAGTCCACGAAACTACAAATGAATTACGTGAAAAAGGGTATAACGTGTTTTCGAAGGTTGCTAGTGTGGTAGAAGCAGATCAAATGGTAGACGCAATGGAGGAAACGTATAACAATTTTGGATCACTTGATATCCTTGTAAACAATGCTGGTGTGATTCGTGACAATCTGCTTTTTAAAATGACGGACGATGATTGGCAGCTCGTTATGGACGTTCATTTAAAAGGCTCGTTCAATGCGGCTCGAGCTGCACAAAAATATATGGTTGAAAACCGATATGGAAGAATCATCAATATTTCTTCAACATCCGCTTTAGGTAACAGAGGGCAAGCCAATTATGCAACGGCTAAAGCAGGTTTACAAGGCTTTACAAAAACCTTAGCGATTGAGTTAGGAAAATACGGGATTACTGCTAATTCAGTAGCACCAGGTTTTATTGAAACAGATATGACAAAAGAAACAGCAAGACGTCTTGGTATTTCTTTTGAAGATTTAATTCAGGCGAGTGTCTCAAAAATACCAGTTGGTCGCAGTGGGAAACCAAGTGATATCGCAAATGCAGTCGCTTTTTTTGCTGATGAAAAATCTTCCTTTATCAACGGACAGATTATATATGTTGCAGGTGGTCCGAAAAATTAA
- a CDS encoding alpha/beta hydrolase, with the protein MTLHPQVIALLQHFEKRNVPPVEQQNLKEARALFVESSSSLNLTEEIHQVEDRKILGYEHDISIRIYSPNDNSSLPALVYFHGGGWVIGNIETHDSLCRILANHAQCKVISVDYGLAPEHKFPVPVEDAYLATKWVYDHADDLGVDRKFIAVGGDSAGGNLAAVTCYLAVQRKDISISNQLLFYPSTGFEPTESYEKYGEGYYLTKSTMNWFRQQYLSSISDTQSPLAAPMLIPEEDAAKLPPAYIVTAEYDPLCDGGEEYSRKLSQAGVPTTYVCYPGMIHGFMCMTLPLEDGRKAIYEAAEYFKNQYQKQQVT; encoded by the coding sequence ATGACTCTACATCCACAAGTTATTGCACTTTTGCAACATTTTGAAAAACGAAATGTACCTCCAGTTGAGCAGCAAAACCTGAAGGAAGCAAGGGCTCTTTTCGTTGAATCTAGTTCTTCTTTAAACTTAACAGAAGAAATTCATCAAGTAGAAGATAGAAAAATTCTAGGATATGAACATGATATATCAATTAGAATATATAGTCCTAATGATAACAGTTCATTACCAGCTTTAGTCTATTTTCACGGAGGTGGCTGGGTAATAGGCAATATAGAAACTCATGATTCATTATGCCGAATACTAGCTAACCATGCTCAGTGCAAAGTCATATCTGTAGACTATGGTTTAGCTCCTGAACATAAGTTTCCGGTCCCTGTTGAAGATGCGTATCTTGCAACGAAATGGGTGTATGATCATGCTGACGATTTAGGTGTTGATCGAAAGTTTATTGCAGTTGGAGGTGACAGTGCCGGTGGAAATCTAGCTGCAGTTACTTGTTATTTAGCTGTTCAAAGGAAAGATATTAGTATTAGTAATCAGTTATTATTTTACCCATCAACAGGTTTTGAACCAACAGAATCTTATGAAAAATATGGTGAAGGATATTATTTAACAAAATCAACGATGAACTGGTTTAGGCAACAATATCTTTCAAGCATATCTGATACCCAAAGTCCATTAGCTGCGCCTATGCTCATTCCTGAAGAAGATGCTGCTAAGCTTCCCCCAGCATATATTGTGACGGCTGAATATGATCCGTTATGTGATGGTGGAGAAGAATATTCCAGGAAGCTTTCACAAGCTGGAGTTCCAACTACGTATGTATGTTATCCAGGAATGATCCATGGTTTTATGTGTATGACCCTTCCGTTGGAGGATGGAAGAAAAGCCATATATGAAGCAGCTGAATATTTTAAAAATCAATATCAAAAACAGCAGGTGACATAA
- a CDS encoding MaoC family dehydratase N-terminal domain-containing protein, which produces MFKDAIGKRSPGVKNVVERGAVKKFAESIGDLHPIFIDEEFAKTTRYKKNIAPPTFPRVFDYGVIDELDLPAKGLIHGEQKYHYKRPLLVGEEIICYQEVEDYYEKQGKLGNMGFLVLKQYGETLNEELIFTAEQVVIINETVRKVMSI; this is translated from the coding sequence ATGTTTAAAGATGCTATTGGAAAACGATCTCCAGGTGTAAAGAATGTTGTTGAAAGAGGTGCGGTAAAAAAGTTCGCCGAATCGATTGGTGATCTTCACCCTATTTTTATAGATGAAGAGTTTGCAAAAACAACAAGATATAAGAAAAACATTGCTCCACCTACATTTCCAAGGGTTTTTGATTATGGTGTGATAGATGAGCTTGATTTACCAGCTAAGGGGTTAATTCATGGTGAACAAAAATATCATTACAAACGTCCGTTGCTTGTTGGTGAAGAGATCATCTGCTATCAAGAAGTGGAAGATTACTATGAAAAGCAAGGAAAGCTTGGGAATATGGGGTTTTTGGTGTTAAAACAGTATGGTGAAACTCTTAACGAAGAGCTCATTTTCACTGCTGAGCAGGTTGTCATTATTAATGAAACTGTTAGGAAGGTGATGAGTATATGA
- a CDS encoding acyl-CoA dehydrogenase family protein: MHLRLTEEQKMVQKTIRKFVEKELMPLENEVLRNEREGKPSLPPGKLKELQLKAKEAGFWGINTPEEYGGADLGQMMLAIVMMEVSKTFVPFQFGGSADNILYYANEEQKKKYLLPTINGEKKSCFAMTEPGAGSDTRNIKMTAVKNGNEWVLNGEKTFITGGNEADFVMVIAITDKEKHHTTGRDGVTCFIVDRDMGWKSEYIHTMGEWGPAGLVFENVRVPEENILGEVDGGYNLGLEWIGFARWIVGARAVGAAERLLQMAIDYSKERETFGKPISERQAIQWQIADSAVEIDAAKWLVLNAAFTLDHGEDNRHLASMAKLYGANMGNRVVDRVLQIHGGMGYTRELPIERWYREARLWRIYDGTDEIQRLIISRNLLKGHVKVGQFI, translated from the coding sequence ATGCACTTACGTTTAACAGAAGAACAAAAAATGGTTCAAAAAACAATTAGAAAATTTGTGGAAAAAGAATTAATGCCTCTGGAAAATGAAGTATTACGGAACGAACGTGAAGGGAAACCAAGTTTGCCGCCGGGGAAATTAAAGGAATTACAACTAAAAGCAAAAGAAGCTGGTTTCTGGGGTATTAACACGCCTGAAGAATACGGTGGAGCTGACCTAGGTCAAATGATGTTAGCGATTGTGATGATGGAGGTTTCGAAGACATTTGTCCCGTTCCAGTTTGGTGGTTCAGCTGACAATATTCTTTATTATGCTAATGAAGAGCAAAAAAAGAAGTATTTATTGCCAACGATTAATGGTGAGAAAAAATCTTGTTTCGCGATGACAGAGCCTGGAGCTGGTTCTGATACAAGAAATATTAAAATGACAGCTGTAAAGAACGGAAATGAATGGGTATTAAATGGAGAAAAAACATTCATTACTGGTGGCAATGAAGCTGACTTCGTGATGGTTATTGCGATTACAGATAAAGAAAAGCATCATACAACAGGTCGTGATGGTGTAACATGCTTTATCGTTGACCGAGATATGGGCTGGAAATCAGAATACATTCACACGATGGGTGAGTGGGGACCAGCAGGACTTGTTTTTGAAAATGTCCGAGTTCCAGAAGAAAATATCCTTGGAGAAGTAGATGGGGGATATAACCTAGGCCTTGAATGGATTGGTTTTGCAAGATGGATTGTAGGAGCCAGAGCTGTAGGTGCCGCAGAAAGACTCCTACAAATGGCAATTGATTATTCAAAAGAGCGTGAAACATTTGGAAAACCGATTTCTGAACGACAAGCAATTCAATGGCAAATTGCTGACTCTGCTGTAGAAATTGATGCAGCGAAATGGCTCGTATTAAACGCTGCTTTCACACTTGATCATGGTGAGGATAACCGTCATTTAGCATCAATGGCAAAGCTTTATGGAGCAAACATGGGAAATCGGGTAGTAGATCGGGTACTTCAAATTCATGGAGGAATGGGATATACAAGAGAACTCCCTATTGAACGTTGGTATCGTGAAGCAAGATTGTGGAGAATTTACGATGGAACAGATGAAATTCAACGCTTAATCATTTCTCGTAATCTTTTAAAAGGCCATGTAAAGGTAGGGCAATTTATTTAA
- a CDS encoding MaoC/PaaZ C-terminal domain-containing protein, producing MSRLLRCQLGDELPIVTLPPVSRLDLIKYAGASGDYNPIHTIDDEAKKAGLPAIIAHGMWTMGNLAKLFTPYHEEGFIQDYQIRFRGMVFLGDIITLKARLTDENETHSIFQVNAVNQNGVDVIKGMITFTKYKNKEES from the coding sequence ATGAGCAGGTTATTAAGGTGTCAGCTAGGCGATGAGCTTCCCATCGTTACATTACCACCTGTGTCAAGATTGGACCTTATAAAGTATGCTGGTGCTTCAGGAGATTACAACCCGATTCACACAATTGATGATGAAGCCAAAAAAGCCGGTTTACCAGCGATCATCGCTCACGGTATGTGGACGATGGGGAATTTGGCAAAGTTATTTACTCCATATCATGAAGAAGGTTTTATACAGGATTATCAGATCCGCTTTAGGGGGATGGTTTTTCTTGGAGACATCATTACATTAAAAGCAAGATTAACAGATGAGAATGAAACACATTCTATTTTCCAAGTAAACGCAGTTAATCAAAATGGAGTGGATGTTATTAAAGGAATGATAACCTTTACAAAATATAAGAATAAGGAGGAATCATAA
- a CDS encoding PaaI family thioesterase — MIVILEPELRLVDKSSFSKLLGVKTVTYEKGEVVLELKIQEHHLNGIKTVHGGVTATLIDNIIGATITSLVQRPSTTINLNISYLSPLSSGVLTAKAKILHLGYKIVTGEGVITDQNGKMIAKGTGTFKILHTKQEDSSCKNE, encoded by the coding sequence ATGATTGTGATACTAGAGCCGGAACTAAGACTTGTTGACAAAAGTTCATTTTCAAAGCTGCTTGGTGTAAAAACCGTTACGTATGAAAAAGGGGAGGTTGTTCTTGAACTAAAGATTCAGGAGCACCATCTAAATGGAATAAAGACAGTACATGGAGGAGTTACTGCAACACTTATTGATAATATTATTGGTGCCACGATTACCTCACTTGTTCAACGTCCATCTACTACAATCAATTTAAATATTTCCTATCTTTCACCACTTTCAAGCGGTGTTTTAACAGCAAAAGCGAAAATCCTTCACTTAGGCTACAAAATTGTGACAGGTGAAGGTGTCATTACTGATCAAAATGGCAAAATGATTGCAAAAGGTACAGGAACGTTTAAAATTCTCCACACTAAGCAAGAGGATTCTTCATGCAAAAATGAATGA
- a CDS encoding MFS transporter translates to MSSVSIAAPKSTGVESIQENKIVLIWSFIVWLVVMNTTMFNVALPSVLTDLSLTSSTASWIVSGYSIVFAIATLTFSRLSDYIPISRLLLIGLSILGVASVIGFFANSFPLLLTTRILQAAGAGAVPGLAMVLAGRYIPISRRGKAMALIASASSLGFGLGPVIGGAITQYLGWNYLFAVTGLVVFFIPVLQKLLPKEEIKKVKFDTVGGCLTAIGVTGVLLFLSTFSYFILFSSMIVLLLMWRHINQVTMPFIQPKLLKEKQYLKLLFIGFVAFVTHFSTLFLMPIILTDVFGKDPAEVGLMIFPGAILSAVAAQFIGRLIDRFGNGPLIYFGQLFLFIATVLFTLLSTKSPYFILLTYMFMSTGFSALTSSIANEVSRILPTEEIGTGMGMTQLIQFFGGAFGVTLTGIMITLQDGLAVELIYRHIFGGLVVLITIAIIMFRFYIKGRLNSTHG, encoded by the coding sequence ATGTCTTCGGTTTCCATTGCTGCTCCTAAAAGTACAGGGGTAGAATCCATTCAGGAAAACAAAATTGTCTTGATTTGGAGTTTTATTGTTTGGCTTGTTGTCATGAATACAACGATGTTTAATGTGGCCTTACCAAGTGTGTTAACAGATTTATCTCTCACCTCTTCAACTGCATCTTGGATTGTGTCGGGATATTCAATTGTCTTTGCCATAGCGACTTTAACATTTAGTCGGCTTTCTGATTATATTCCAATCTCGAGATTACTTCTTATCGGACTATCCATATTAGGAGTTGCTTCAGTTATTGGCTTTTTTGCCAACTCATTTCCACTTCTATTAACAACAAGGATTCTTCAAGCAGCGGGAGCAGGGGCTGTGCCAGGTCTTGCCATGGTGCTTGCAGGAAGATATATCCCCATAAGTAGAAGAGGGAAAGCAATGGCCCTCATTGCATCAGCCTCTTCACTAGGATTTGGACTGGGTCCTGTTATTGGAGGAGCTATCACGCAATATTTAGGATGGAATTATTTGTTTGCAGTAACAGGTTTGGTTGTGTTCTTTATTCCAGTTTTACAAAAGCTGTTGCCGAAAGAAGAGATTAAAAAGGTGAAGTTTGATACGGTAGGTGGGTGTTTAACAGCAATAGGTGTAACAGGTGTCCTGTTATTTCTCTCAACCTTTTCATATTTCATTTTATTTTCAAGTATGATTGTCTTGTTGTTGATGTGGAGGCATATTAACCAAGTCACGATGCCGTTTATTCAACCAAAATTGTTAAAAGAGAAACAATATCTTAAATTGCTTTTTATCGGATTTGTCGCATTTGTCACCCATTTTTCTACCCTTTTTCTTATGCCGATCATTTTAACAGATGTTTTTGGAAAGGATCCTGCAGAGGTTGGCTTGATGATTTTCCCTGGAGCTATCTTGTCTGCTGTGGCTGCACAGTTTATTGGAAGGTTAATTGACCGGTTTGGCAATGGACCGCTTATTTATTTTGGGCAGCTTTTCTTATTTATTGCAACGGTTTTATTTACATTGTTATCAACGAAGTCACCGTATTTTATCTTACTAACTTATATGTTTATGAGTACCGGTTTCTCAGCCCTTACATCAAGTATAGCTAATGAAGTTTCAAGGATTCTCCCAACTGAAGAGATTGGGACAGGAATGGGAATGACCCAGCTTATTCAATTTTTTGGAGGAGCTTTTGGTGTGACTTTAACAGGAATTATGATTACT
- a CDS encoding ABC transporter substrate-binding protein: MKKLVYFFAFVLIFMLAACSGNTSTEPANQSEGDTGETTSNTEEKPAGEVVNIGYSGPLSGPAAYYGENTLSGLSMAVDEINNNGGFEVDGKNYSLNLVSLDDKYLPNETGANAKRLVQEDKTPIIFVPHSGGIFATQVFNLQEKFIIGAYSSEPKITEQGNPLTLRIPPKYSSYIEPFSKYQMERFGKKIAMLPTASQYGKDWAALLEPGWKDLGGEVVYKGSIDFSKDTDFFTIVTNALKEKPDVLFVGGPSEPTALVIKQARELGFKGGFLIMDQAKLDEIEAVLGGPDLIEGSVGVLPLIHSKNDGNAKFIEDYAAAQGKNPGSEAGYHYLAMYLFVEAMKAAGSVDDPEAIMAQVEAGLNNLPADKRIYEITEIEENGGLTTELRMAVVEDGKIVDKSVQ, translated from the coding sequence ATGAAAAAGCTTGTTTATTTCTTTGCTTTTGTACTCATTTTTATGCTTGCAGCTTGTAGCGGGAACACATCAACAGAACCAGCAAACCAAAGCGAAGGGGACACAGGAGAAACAACATCAAATACAGAAGAAAAGCCGGCCGGTGAAGTTGTTAATATTGGGTATAGCGGTCCTTTGAGTGGACCTGCTGCCTATTACGGAGAGAACACATTAAGTGGTTTATCTATGGCTGTAGATGAAATTAACAACAATGGTGGATTTGAAGTGGATGGTAAAAATTATTCTTTAAACCTAGTTTCTTTAGATGATAAATACTTACCGAATGAAACAGGAGCAAATGCAAAACGGTTAGTTCAAGAAGACAAAACACCAATCATTTTTGTTCCACATAGTGGTGGTATTTTTGCTACACAAGTTTTTAATCTTCAGGAAAAATTTATAATCGGAGCTTATTCTAGTGAGCCGAAGATAACGGAACAAGGAAATCCGTTAACATTACGTATTCCACCAAAGTATAGCTCATATATTGAGCCGTTTTCTAAATATCAAATGGAACGTTTCGGCAAAAAGATTGCGATGCTTCCAACTGCTAGTCAATATGGAAAAGACTGGGCTGCATTACTTGAACCAGGTTGGAAGGATTTGGGTGGAGAAGTGGTTTATAAAGGATCCATTGACTTTAGTAAAGATACAGACTTTTTCACAATCGTTACGAATGCATTGAAAGAAAAGCCTGATGTTTTATTCGTTGGTGGTCCATCAGAGCCGACTGCCCTTGTTATTAAACAAGCTAGAGAACTTGGTTTTAAAGGAGGATTCCTCATAATGGACCAAGCAAAACTGGATGAAATTGAAGCAGTGTTGGGTGGTCCAGATTTGATAGAAGGATCTGTTGGGGTTTTACCACTTATTCACTCTAAAAATGATGGCAATGCGAAATTCATTGAAGACTATGCAGCAGCACAAGGTAAAAACCCTGGCTCAGAGGCTGGGTATCATTACTTGGCCATGTATCTGTTTGTAGAGGCTATGAAAGCTGCAGGATCCGTTGATGATCCAGAAGCAATTATGGCACAAGTAGAAGCTGGATTAAATAACCTCCCTGCTGACAAACGAATCTACGAAATTACTGAAATAGAAGAAAATGGTGGTTTAACAACAGAGCTTCGAATGGCTGTTGTGGAAGATGGGAAAATCGTTGATAAATCAGTTCAGTAA
- a CDS encoding acyl-CoA dehydrogenase family protein, whose amino-acid sequence MDFQFDEEILYLRNNIRDFIKNEVEPHAMQIEDDDEIPKEIIEKSKELGLFSLSIPEQYGGLGIGMVGKCALYEEIGKTHNGYTTLIGAHTGIGTVGIVEMGNEQQKKRFLPDMARGDKIGAFALTEPQAGSHATNLKTTAIKKGNKYILNGTKHYITNATVAEVFTVMAVTDPEKGAKGITSFLVERNSPGFKIGAIERKMGLHGSQSAELIFEDCEVPEENVLGEVGQGYVNALKILANGRAGLAARNLGSSQKLLDMCMIHAEEREQFSVPIIEHQAVAHMLAEMAMEIEALRSFTYRVAWMVDQNEKVIKEAAMLKLYGSEVYNRVADKAVQIHGGLGYIRDFPVERYYRDARITRIYEGTSEIQKNIIAGQLRKEYC is encoded by the coding sequence ATGGATTTTCAGTTTGATGAAGAAATTCTTTATTTAAGAAATAATATAAGAGATTTTATTAAAAATGAAGTTGAGCCACATGCCATGCAAATTGAAGATGATGATGAAATTCCTAAAGAAATCATCGAAAAGTCGAAGGAACTCGGATTGTTTAGCCTTAGTATTCCAGAGCAATACGGTGGACTTGGGATCGGAATGGTTGGAAAATGTGCGCTTTATGAAGAAATTGGGAAAACACATAATGGCTATACAACATTAATCGGGGCTCATACAGGTATCGGAACTGTTGGTATAGTTGAAATGGGCAATGAACAACAAAAGAAAAGATTTTTACCTGATATGGCAAGAGGAGACAAAATTGGAGCTTTTGCTTTAACAGAACCTCAAGCTGGTTCACATGCTACAAACTTGAAAACAACAGCAATTAAGAAGGGAAATAAATATATTTTAAATGGGACGAAACATTATATAACAAATGCAACAGTAGCCGAAGTTTTTACGGTTATGGCTGTAACTGATCCGGAAAAAGGTGCTAAGGGGATCACGTCTTTTCTTGTTGAAAGAAATTCTCCAGGCTTTAAGATTGGAGCAATTGAACGAAAAATGGGACTTCATGGTTCACAATCAGCAGAACTGATTTTTGAAGATTGCGAGGTTCCCGAAGAAAACGTATTGGGCGAAGTTGGTCAAGGCTATGTGAATGCTCTTAAAATTCTAGCAAATGGCAGAGCGGGTCTAGCAGCTAGAAACTTAGGATCTTCCCAAAAGCTTTTGGATATGTGCATGATCCATGCCGAGGAAAGAGAGCAATTTTCTGTACCAATCATTGAGCACCAAGCAGTTGCCCATATGCTAGCTGAGATGGCAATGGAGATTGAAGCACTTAGATCATTTACGTACAGAGTTGCATGGATGGTTGATCAAAATGAAAAGGTGATTAAAGAAGCAGCCATGCTAAAGCTTTATGGCTCTGAAGTTTATAATCGGGTTGCAGATAAAGCTGTCCAAATTCACGGTGGTCTAGGTTATATAAGAGATTTTCCAGTTGAAAGATATTATCGAGATGCAAGAATTACAAGAATCTATGAAGGAACATCCGAGATTCAGAAAAATATTATTGCTGGACAATTAAGAAAAGAATATTGCTAG
- a CDS encoding thiolase family protein — MPQAVIVSAVRTPIAKKGGALSGLDPYIYGAITIKEALKRINVKGEEVDDVILGNCLSGGGNIARLTLLEAGLPFSVPGLTIDRQCGSGINSVALAAEAIIAGQAKLVISGGTESMSRTPYLLAPQDKPFDRMPPKFVSRNLSPDHIGDPPMGITAENLVEKYSISREEQDEFSLRSQQRMATAMENHYFDEQIVSIPIQTRKGELLFSADEHPRPNVTMEQLAKLPPAFMQGGSVTAGNSSGVNDGASALVVMSEDEAKKRGLQPLAKITGWSIAGVDPNIMGIGPVPAVKKLLSQREEDLEEYDLIEINEAFAAQVLACDRELSFNMDKVNVNGGAIAHGHPIAATGGMLITKLVYEMKRRDVKKGLVTACIGGGQGIALSLERI; from the coding sequence ATGCCGCAAGCAGTTATTGTTTCAGCAGTTAGAACACCAATTGCCAAAAAAGGTGGGGCCCTTTCAGGATTAGATCCTTACATTTATGGGGCGATTACTATAAAAGAAGCATTAAAACGGATCAATGTAAAGGGAGAAGAAGTTGATGATGTCATTTTAGGAAACTGTTTATCCGGTGGAGGTAATATCGCCAGACTTACGTTACTTGAAGCAGGATTACCTTTTTCGGTACCTGGATTAACGATTGATAGACAATGTGGCTCAGGTATTAATAGTGTTGCCTTAGCAGCAGAAGCAATCATAGCAGGTCAAGCAAAACTTGTCATTTCAGGCGGAACTGAAAGCATGTCACGAACACCATATTTATTAGCACCACAAGATAAACCATTTGATCGCATGCCACCCAAGTTTGTTTCTCGAAACCTTTCACCAGATCATATTGGTGACCCACCAATGGGGATAACAGCTGAAAATTTAGTAGAGAAATACAGCATCTCAAGAGAAGAACAAGATGAATTTTCCCTACGAAGTCAACAACGCATGGCTACTGCGATGGAAAATCATTATTTTGATGAGCAAATTGTTTCAATTCCAATACAAACGAGAAAAGGTGAGCTTCTTTTTTCAGCCGATGAACACCCAAGACCAAATGTAACAATGGAGCAGCTCGCCAAGCTACCACCGGCCTTTATGCAAGGAGGAAGTGTTACAGCTGGTAACTCTTCTGGTGTGAATGATGGGGCTTCAGCGCTTGTCGTGATGTCTGAAGATGAAGCAAAGAAAAGGGGATTACAACCCTTAGCTAAAATCACAGGCTGGTCAATCGCAGGAGTGGATCCGAACATCATGGGAATTGGTCCGGTCCCAGCTGTTAAAAAGCTCTTATCTCAAAGAGAGGAAGATTTAGAAGAATATGATTTAATTGAAATCAATGAAGCCTTTGCTGCACAGGTGTTAGCATGTGACCGTGAACTCTCCTTTAACATGGATAAAGTAAACGTAAATGGTGGGGCGATTGCACATGGACATCCAATTGCCGCAACAGGAGGAATGTTAATCACGAAACTCGTTTATGAGATGAAACGCCGAGATGTAAAAAAGGGCTTAGTAACTGCGTGTATTGGCGGAGGGCAAGGTATTGCCCTGTCATTAGAGAGAATATAA